The DNA segment CTTTCACGGGCGCGGTCCTTATATTCAGCGAAATAATTCCCAAGTCCCTGGGCGTAACATATGCGAACCAGCTTGCGCCCCGTCTTTCATTTTTAATCGAGCTGCTGATAAAGGGGCTCTGGCCTTTCGTAAAGATGAGCTACTTTATTACCAGCTTATGGGGCAAAAACTCGCACCTCAACTACCCTACCGAGGAAGACATCAGAAGCCTGGCCGAGTTGAGCCATCACGGCGGAGAGATACTGCCCGTAGAAGCGGAGATAGTCGCGAACGCCCTAAGGCTGGATGAAATAAAAGTAAGAGACATCATGACACCCAAATCCGTTGTCTACAGCATGCCTGAGTCGGCGAAGCTGAAGGAGATCGAGCTTGAATCCGACTACTGGCACTTCAGCAGGATTCCCGTGCATGCTGACAACGACCCCGATAACATAGTCGGTGTCGCGCTCAGGCGGGATGTGCTTATGACGATGTTAAAAAGCGAGAGGGAAAGAGACCTTCACAGCATCATGATATCCCCTGACT comes from the Deltaproteobacteria bacterium genome and includes:
- a CDS encoding hemolysin family protein; its protein translation is MGTLLSMYAIVIITAISLIGSFLCSLMEAAIYSIPRSRIESLRREGDINGIRLVRLRNRIDEPIAAILTLNTAVNVIGASVAGSLVARIYGDAWLGIFSGAFTGAVLIFSEIIPKSLGVTYANQLAPRLSFLIELLIKGLWPFVKMSYFITSLWGKNSHLNYPTEEDIRSLAELSHHGGEILPVEAEIVANALRLDEIKVRDIMTPKSVVYSMPESAKLKEIELESDYWHFSRIPVHADNDPDNIVGVALRRDVLMTMLKSERERDLHSIMISPDFVGEDMLLDELLNRFIISRRHLFCVKNEKGEFTGVVALEDIIESLIGEEIVDELDIHEDMQAHAKRKVKNITEQ